From the Vibrio algarum genome, one window contains:
- a CDS encoding cation diffusion facilitator family transporter: protein MCAQVSKIENQVLTFSALLASIFAIGGLVFGLMFGSLVILFDGVYSTVSLLLTILSLVVSKFIQSPSKRHFPFGKAILEPIVITVKAIVILVVVIVSLHSAVTSLFTGGREMDTSVATLFGVLNVLGCGYAWWYIAHRSKRFTSDLIAAESMQWQMDTLLSIAITVGFIIAWVITQSPLAKYAVYADPLMMCAISVYFIKVPIDMLKEALRELLMMAPSKEIHSQVTAGINKADKLGNQRIKLVGLTKVGRELRLVVDINTQNAHSISIHDIEKTRKSITSQLSTMPFDLHLNLNIAR, encoded by the coding sequence ATGTGCGCTCAAGTAAGTAAAATCGAAAATCAAGTCTTGACCTTCTCAGCCCTTTTGGCATCGATATTCGCGATAGGAGGCCTAGTCTTTGGTTTGATGTTTGGCTCACTTGTTATTCTATTTGATGGCGTCTACTCAACGGTTAGTTTGCTGTTAACTATATTGTCACTGGTGGTATCTAAATTTATTCAATCGCCTTCAAAAAGGCACTTCCCTTTTGGCAAAGCTATTCTCGAACCCATTGTTATAACGGTAAAGGCTATCGTAATTTTAGTTGTTGTTATCGTCTCGTTACATTCGGCCGTTACATCGCTCTTCACGGGTGGTAGAGAAATGGATACGAGTGTCGCTACATTGTTCGGGGTACTCAACGTTCTCGGTTGTGGTTACGCGTGGTGGTATATAGCCCATCGGAGCAAACGCTTTACTTCCGACTTAATTGCTGCAGAGTCGATGCAATGGCAAATGGATACACTACTAAGTATCGCTATCACGGTTGGTTTTATAATAGCGTGGGTAATAACTCAGTCACCACTGGCGAAATACGCTGTATATGCCGATCCACTCATGATGTGTGCCATATCAGTCTATTTCATAAAGGTGCCAATAGACATGCTTAAAGAGGCGCTAAGAGAGCTTTTAATGATGGCGCCAAGCAAAGAGATACATAGTCAAGTAACAGCAGGGATAAATAAAGCAGATAAACTTGGCAATCAGAGAATCAAACTAGTTGGACTAACAAAGGTTGGACGTGAGTTGCGATTGGTTGTCGATATCAATACTCAAAATGCGCACTCTATTAGTATTCATGACATTGAGAAAACAAGAAAGTCTATCACTAGCCAACTATCTACTATGCCATTTGATTTGCATTTGAACCTTAACATTGCTCGATGA
- a CDS encoding DUF2850 domain-containing protein, which translates to MKSYREYIDPVRIYGNWSEIGAPSWSTDKFTITPEGVMSESRFISSSFDFDGAAVSFTTGGELYEYQVLGANNERLKRVAGGGHAASFIKEGFEHTLPTEDNAGAARRVSLAEHFQSKK; encoded by the coding sequence GTGAAAAGCTACCGAGAGTATATTGATCCGGTCCGAATCTATGGGAATTGGTCAGAAATTGGAGCGCCCAGTTGGTCCACCGATAAATTTACAATTACACCTGAAGGGGTTATGTCCGAAAGTCGATTTATATCTTCTTCGTTCGATTTTGACGGCGCCGCTGTTTCTTTTACAACAGGTGGAGAGTTATATGAATATCAGGTTCTTGGAGCAAACAATGAGCGCTTGAAGCGTGTGGCAGGAGGAGGTCATGCTGCTTCATTTATTAAAGAAGGCTTTGAGCATACATTACCAACAGAAGATAACGCAGGTGCGGCTAGACGCGTTTCTTTAGCGGAGCATTTTCAAAGTAAAAAGTAG
- a CDS encoding alpha/beta fold hydrolase — protein MPKKAIVLIRGLFREKRHWGDFPNLLQSEFPDKNIITLNVAGAGDRNHLNSPNTIAGMVDDFRSQLSNLYPGTTQIELIGLSMGGMIALEWCRRFPDEINRAILISTSTKSFSGFYQRLRWQQYGSLISSVIKSSAERERFSYELGSNYPVNDAVLSNWIQWANTNPMSSRSSFNQLIACMNFKIDHKPEVPMLVLVPKKDKMVNPECSYAIAERWKLPIKEHPSAGHDIPIDDPNWVIRHSKEFLATND, from the coding sequence ATGCCAAAGAAAGCCATCGTCCTCATTCGTGGACTTTTTCGTGAAAAAAGACATTGGGGAGACTTTCCAAATTTATTGCAATCTGAGTTTCCTGATAAAAATATCATCACCTTAAATGTTGCCGGTGCGGGTGATAGAAACCACCTTAATTCGCCAAACACTATTGCTGGTATGGTCGATGACTTTCGTTCTCAACTTTCGAATCTTTACCCAGGTACAACTCAAATAGAACTCATTGGTTTGTCCATGGGTGGCATGATAGCGTTAGAATGGTGTCGGCGATTCCCTGATGAAATAAATAGAGCGATATTAATTAGTACAAGTACTAAATCATTTTCTGGGTTTTATCAAAGGCTTCGTTGGCAACAATATGGCAGCCTAATATCGTCGGTCATCAAATCGTCAGCAGAACGCGAACGGTTTAGTTATGAACTAGGTTCCAACTACCCCGTTAATGACGCAGTTTTAAGTAATTGGATTCAATGGGCAAACACTAATCCGATGTCGAGTAGAAGCTCTTTTAACCAACTGATTGCCTGTATGAATTTCAAAATCGACCATAAACCAGAAGTTCCTATGTTGGTTCTCGTCCCCAAGAAGGACAAAATGGTTAACCCAGAATGCAGCTATGCAATAGCAGAGCGTTGGAAATTACCCATTAAAGAGCACCCTAGCGCTGGCCATGACATACCTATTGACGATCCAAACTGGGTCATTAGACATTCCAAAGAGTTTTTGGCCACCAATGATTAA
- a CDS encoding OsmC family protein codes for MEAEVKWVDEFTFIGKSQSGHAVVMDGNGGDTAPSPMEMVLMAAGGCSSVDVVDGLKSAGKEVKSCTAKLTTERRETAPRIFTRINIHFEISGTELDATTVEKVTRDSLDKYCSVCLMLGEGLEMTHSWELVA; via the coding sequence ATGGAAGCAGAAGTAAAGTGGGTCGATGAATTTACCTTTATCGGTAAATCACAATCCGGTCATGCTGTTGTAATGGATGGTAATGGTGGAGATACGGCCCCTAGTCCTATGGAAATGGTATTAATGGCTGCCGGCGGGTGTAGCTCAGTCGATGTTGTCGATGGGCTTAAATCAGCAGGTAAAGAAGTTAAATCCTGTACGGCTAAATTGACCACAGAAAGAAGAGAAACAGCACCAAGAATATTCACTCGCATTAATATTCATTTCGAAATATCGGGTACGGAGCTTGATGCGACTACCGTAGAAAAAGTCACCCGAGATTCACTAGATAAATATTGTTCGGTGTGCCTAATGCTAGGAGAGGGCCTAGAGATGACTCATTCTTGGGAGTTAGTAGCCTAA
- a CDS encoding quaternary amine ABC transporter ATP-binding protein: MTESVIKIAGLYKIFGPNPKKVLPMIAEGLSKDEILVKTGHTVGLKDINLEIKKGEIFVIMGLSGSGKSTLIRHFNRLIDPTEGQIVVDDTDIMEFGVEQLQEFRRHKMSMVFQRFGLFPHKKVIDNVAYGLEVQHIDKAKRLQKASDWIETVGLKGYEEQYPSQLSGGQQQRVGLARALCTDAEILLMDEAFSALDPLIRSEMQDQLIELQETLHKTIIFITHDLDEALRLGDRIAILKDGELVQQGTPDEILLEPADAYVEAFVKDVNRARALTVETVMQRPAMRITSATIEGALAQMKKSSHDYGYHVTKDGFQGIITEKELESAVSLDTSGEIQSDIYEDVPTISPESAIEDVLTDTISSDYSLPVVDSEGNLKGSLQKESVAEIFSDKPNLDDEKEEDKEKETNS, from the coding sequence ATGACTGAGTCAGTAATTAAGATCGCTGGTCTTTATAAAATATTTGGTCCCAATCCTAAAAAAGTGCTTCCTATGATTGCGGAAGGCTTAAGTAAGGATGAAATACTTGTTAAGACTGGACATACCGTCGGATTAAAAGACATTAATCTTGAGATTAAGAAAGGCGAAATATTCGTTATTATGGGTCTTTCTGGTTCAGGTAAGTCTACATTGATACGCCATTTTAATCGATTAATCGACCCAACAGAAGGTCAGATCGTTGTAGACGATACAGATATCATGGAGTTTGGTGTGGAGCAATTGCAGGAATTTCGTCGCCACAAAATGTCGATGGTATTTCAACGCTTTGGTTTGTTCCCACATAAAAAAGTGATCGATAACGTTGCATATGGACTTGAAGTGCAACATATTGATAAAGCCAAAAGGCTCCAAAAAGCCAGCGATTGGATTGAAACAGTTGGTCTAAAAGGATATGAAGAGCAATATCCTTCACAGTTATCGGGTGGGCAACAGCAGCGAGTAGGTTTAGCAAGAGCTCTTTGTACCGATGCTGAAATTCTACTAATGGATGAAGCATTTTCTGCTCTAGATCCTCTAATTAGAAGTGAAATGCAAGATCAGCTAATTGAACTTCAAGAAACATTGCATAAAACCATAATCTTCATTACCCACGATTTAGATGAAGCTTTAAGACTTGGTGACAGAATAGCTATTCTAAAAGATGGTGAGCTTGTTCAACAGGGGACTCCTGACGAGATCTTACTTGAGCCTGCGGATGCTTATGTGGAAGCCTTTGTTAAAGATGTAAACAGAGCAAGAGCATTAACAGTGGAAACGGTTATGCAACGCCCTGCGATGAGAATTACATCAGCAACGATTGAAGGTGCACTTGCCCAAATGAAAAAATCATCTCATGATTATGGCTACCACGTAACAAAAGATGGGTTCCAAGGCATTATCACTGAGAAAGAGCTAGAGTCTGCGGTTTCATTGGATACTAGTGGTGAAATTCAATCTGATATATATGAAGATGTACCAACAATTTCTCCTGAATCGGCAATTGAGGATGTATTAACTGACACGATTTCGTCTGATTATTCTCTACCAGTTGTTGATAGTGAAGGTAACCTAAAAGGTTCGTTACAAAAAGAATCGGTAGCAGAGATATTTTCTGACAAACCGAACCTTGATGATGAGAAAGAAGAAGACAAGGAAAAAGAGACAAATAGCTAG
- a CDS encoding ABC transporter permease, with translation MADSSWLYSFPEMDRSSLRLIRKTLDGGYKEFSREYGDMIESFFDPLLTFLIWFEKLLLGTPWWIVLVICTGLVFVASRSVKLAVACFISLMLIGYFGMWEDTMRTLSIITVCTFLAIAIGIPIGIAMARSNRIQSIVTPMLDIMQTMPAFVYLIPVVMLLGIGKIPGLIAVIIYAIPPVIRLTNLGIRLVDKEVLEAATAFGASRWQRLTGVQLPLAMPTIMAGINQTIMMALSMVVIASMIGVKGLGQPVLKSITNQYFTLGLLNGFAIVALAILFDRASQAYAKRTQAHLGDQKHD, from the coding sequence ATGGCTGATAGTAGCTGGTTGTACAGCTTTCCAGAAATGGACCGTTCAAGTCTTCGTTTAATACGAAAGACGCTCGATGGTGGGTATAAAGAGTTCTCTCGCGAATATGGCGATATGATAGAGTCCTTTTTTGACCCTTTACTCACTTTCCTAATTTGGTTTGAAAAATTACTATTAGGCACCCCATGGTGGATTGTTCTGGTCATCTGCACCGGTTTAGTTTTTGTTGCAAGTCGTTCTGTCAAATTAGCGGTTGCGTGTTTTATCTCTCTAATGCTCATTGGTTATTTTGGTATGTGGGAAGATACTATGCGAACGCTCAGTATTATCACCGTATGTACCTTCTTAGCGATCGCGATTGGAATACCAATTGGTATTGCGATGGCAAGGTCAAATCGAATTCAATCGATAGTGACACCAATGCTCGACATTATGCAGACCATGCCAGCATTTGTGTATCTTATCCCGGTTGTTATGTTGCTCGGTATTGGTAAAATTCCGGGTTTAATAGCGGTTATTATCTACGCTATTCCTCCAGTTATTCGTTTAACTAATTTAGGTATTAGACTTGTCGACAAAGAAGTGCTCGAAGCCGCAACTGCTTTTGGTGCCAGTCGATGGCAGAGATTAACTGGTGTGCAGTTACCTTTGGCAATGCCAACTATTATGGCAGGGATAAACCAGACCATCATGATGGCTCTATCTATGGTCGTTATTGCTTCTATGATTGGTGTTAAAGGTTTAGGGCAGCCAGTATTGAAATCAATTACCAATCAGTACTTTACTCTGGGTTTACTCAATGGATTTGCTATTGTCGCTTTAGCCATTCTTTTTGACCGAGCGTCACAAGCGTATGCAAAACGTACTCAAGCGCATTTAGGAGACCAGAAGCATGACTGA
- a CDS encoding ABC transporter substrate-binding protein, whose translation MKYKIAALALLASANASASECGSVSIADMNWSSASLIANIDRFILEEGYGCDADLIPGDTMPTTTSMIEKGQPDIAPEIWTNAVKEAIETGVKEDRLAYAGKSLVDGGEEGFWVPKYLVDQYPELKTIEGVKKHADLFKHPENPEAGGFYGCPAGWGCQISASNLFDALKMEDAGFELIDPGSAAGLSGSIAKAYERKEGWFGYYWAPTAILGKYEMVKVDFGSGVDENEYLTCTAVEGCENPKVTMFPLSPVYTVATKEFSDKNQPVMEYLGKRGFSNADMNKLLAWMEEEQADAQDAMYYFFENYPTVWKAWLPAETAEKVASAL comes from the coding sequence ATGAAATACAAAATTGCTGCATTAGCTTTACTCGCGAGCGCAAACGCATCTGCAAGTGAATGTGGAAGTGTGTCTATTGCCGATATGAACTGGAGTTCAGCGAGTCTAATCGCAAACATCGATAGATTTATTCTGGAAGAAGGTTACGGCTGTGATGCAGACTTGATTCCTGGTGACACAATGCCAACGACAACGTCTATGATAGAGAAAGGACAGCCTGACATTGCTCCTGAGATATGGACCAACGCAGTAAAAGAAGCCATTGAGACGGGCGTCAAAGAAGATCGATTGGCTTATGCTGGCAAGTCATTAGTTGATGGTGGAGAAGAAGGTTTTTGGGTACCTAAGTATTTAGTTGATCAATATCCTGAACTGAAAACAATCGAAGGTGTAAAAAAACACGCAGATCTATTTAAGCACCCTGAAAATCCAGAAGCAGGTGGATTTTATGGCTGTCCTGCCGGCTGGGGTTGTCAGATCTCCGCTTCTAATTTGTTTGATGCGCTTAAGATGGAAGACGCTGGTTTTGAATTGATTGATCCAGGTTCAGCTGCAGGTCTTTCTGGTTCTATTGCTAAAGCTTATGAGCGAAAAGAAGGTTGGTTCGGATATTACTGGGCACCAACGGCAATACTTGGTAAGTACGAAATGGTCAAGGTTGATTTTGGCTCAGGTGTTGATGAAAATGAATACCTTACTTGTACTGCGGTAGAGGGTTGTGAGAACCCTAAGGTTACTATGTTCCCGTTGTCACCAGTTTACACTGTGGCAACTAAAGAGTTTTCTGATAAAAACCAACCTGTTATGGAATATTTGGGCAAGCGTGGCTTTTCTAATGCTGACATGAACAAATTATTAGCTTGGATGGAGGAAGAACAAGCGGATGCACAAGATGCAATGTACTATTTCTTCGAAAATTATCCAACAGTTTGGAAAGCGTGGCTGCCTGCTGAAACGGCTGAGAAAGTAGCGTCAGCGTTATAG
- a CDS encoding MarR family winged helix-turn-helix transcriptional regulator, which produces MEKHEEVLVSLRQIIRAIDLHSKKLSKDSGLTGPQLILMRSIRELGEVTIRQLSTHTNMSPATATTILDRLERNGLAERVRSTTDKRKVHANLTEKGRLLLNSAPLPLQESFINKFHNLEEWEQSLLLSSVQRIAYMMNAESYDVAPVLELGNITDPIPLCPKAN; this is translated from the coding sequence TTGGAAAAACACGAAGAAGTTCTAGTGTCGTTAAGACAGATTATTAGAGCTATTGATTTGCACTCAAAAAAATTAAGTAAAGATTCTGGCCTTACGGGACCACAATTGATACTTATGCGATCAATAAGAGAGTTAGGCGAGGTGACTATTCGACAGTTATCTACTCATACTAATATGAGTCCTGCGACCGCAACCACAATATTGGACCGGCTAGAACGAAATGGATTGGCAGAAAGGGTGCGCAGTACGACAGATAAAAGAAAAGTGCATGCTAACTTAACTGAAAAGGGGCGATTGTTGCTAAATAGCGCGCCACTTCCTTTGCAAGAAAGCTTTATCAATAAGTTTCACAATTTAGAAGAGTGGGAGCAAAGCCTTTTGTTGTCTTCTGTACAGCGTATAGCTTATATGATGAACGCAGAGTCTTATGATGTTGCACCTGTACTAGAACTTGGAAATATTACGGATCCAATCCCCCTGTGCCCAAAAGCTAATTAG
- a CDS encoding BCCT family transporter — translation MPIGSKKYSIDSTDYNVGQDNVQKWGFDVHNPVFGVSAGLVLLFLVAVLVSDAETAKSALDGLKWKIIGTFDWLFIWSGNLFVIFCLALILSPLGKIRLGGDAAVADHSFLSWLAMLFAAGMGIGLMFWSVAEPVAYFTGWYETPLGVEANTPEAMKLALGATMFHWGLHPWAIYGVVALSLAFFTYNKGLPLSMRSIFYPLLGDRTWGAAGHVVDVLAVLATLFGLATSLGLGAQQAASGIQHVFGIESDITLQIAIIAFVTLLAIGSVVRGIEGGVKVLSNINMLVAIVLVVLVALIGAAVTFGTIPTTFMAYIENIIPLSNPIGRDDTAWFQGWTVFYWAWWISWSPFVGMFIARVSKGRTVREFLTAVLLVPTFVTIIWMSVFGGLALDQVINQVGELGAKGLTDVPLAMFQMFDALPYGSILSVIAIVLVLVFFITSSDSGSLVIDSITSGGKLDAPVPQRIFWATLEGTIAAALLWIGGTEAIQALQAGAISTALPFTVILLLMCVSLTMGLRTERKNRP, via the coding sequence ATGCCTATAGGCTCAAAAAAATACAGCATAGATAGCACCGACTACAATGTTGGGCAAGATAACGTGCAGAAATGGGGTTTCGATGTACATAATCCAGTATTCGGAGTCAGTGCAGGACTAGTCCTTCTGTTCCTTGTTGCCGTTCTAGTCAGTGATGCAGAAACGGCCAAGTCAGCGTTAGATGGACTAAAGTGGAAAATTATTGGTACATTCGACTGGCTTTTCATTTGGTCAGGTAACCTTTTTGTTATTTTCTGCCTTGCTCTAATCCTTTCTCCATTAGGTAAAATTCGCTTAGGCGGTGATGCTGCCGTTGCTGATCACTCATTTTTATCTTGGCTAGCAATGTTATTTGCTGCGGGTATGGGTATTGGTTTAATGTTCTGGAGCGTGGCCGAACCTGTCGCTTATTTTACAGGTTGGTACGAAACTCCCTTAGGTGTCGAGGCTAATACGCCAGAAGCGATGAAATTAGCTTTAGGTGCAACAATGTTCCATTGGGGTCTGCATCCATGGGCAATATATGGTGTTGTCGCACTTTCTCTTGCTTTCTTTACTTACAATAAAGGTCTTCCTTTATCCATGCGTTCTATTTTTTATCCTTTATTAGGGGATAGAACTTGGGGTGCAGCGGGACATGTTGTGGATGTTCTTGCCGTATTAGCCACTTTGTTTGGTCTTGCCACCTCACTTGGTTTAGGTGCTCAACAGGCAGCAAGTGGTATTCAACATGTATTTGGTATTGAATCTGATATTACTTTGCAAATAGCTATTATTGCCTTTGTCACGTTGCTTGCCATTGGTTCTGTTGTTCGAGGTATAGAGGGCGGTGTTAAAGTATTAAGTAACATCAATATGTTAGTGGCTATTGTTCTGGTCGTACTGGTTGCATTAATTGGTGCAGCGGTGACTTTTGGTACCATACCAACCACGTTCATGGCATATATAGAGAATATTATACCTCTTAGTAATCCGATAGGCCGTGACGATACAGCTTGGTTCCAAGGTTGGACTGTTTTCTATTGGGCATGGTGGATCTCGTGGTCACCATTCGTGGGTATGTTTATCGCTCGTGTATCTAAAGGGCGCACAGTGAGAGAGTTTCTTACTGCGGTGTTATTAGTGCCTACGTTTGTTACTATCATTTGGATGTCTGTATTCGGTGGTCTTGCACTGGATCAGGTTATCAATCAAGTGGGTGAACTTGGTGCAAAAGGATTAACGGATGTTCCGCTCGCCATGTTCCAAATGTTTGATGCGTTACCTTATGGTTCAATACTTTCAGTGATTGCTATCGTGCTTGTATTGGTTTTCTTTATTACTTCTTCAGACTCTGGCTCTCTAGTTATCGACAGCATTACCTCTGGAGGCAAATTAGATGCGCCCGTACCGCAAAGAATATTCTGGGCAACCTTAGAAGGCACTATTGCTGCAGCTCTACTTTGGATTGGTGGTACTGAAGCGATTCAAGCATTGCAAGCTGGTGCAATTTCAACCGCATTACCATTTACGGTTATTTTGCTGCTTATGTGTGTGAGCCTAACTATGGGCCTTAGAACAGAAAGAAAAAATAGACCATAA
- a CDS encoding ABC transporter ATP-binding protein, whose protein sequence is MNGLKLTNIKKAYGETEVLHGIDLEIDIGEFIVFVGPSGCGKSTLLRMIAGLEDITAGDLEIEGAKVNDLPAAMRGIAMVFQTYALYPHMTVYDNMAFAMRIAKESKEDIDKRVMAAADMLQLTEYLGRLPKALSGGQRQRVAIGRAIVRNPKVFLFDEPLSNLDAALRVQTRIEIANLKEKMEKTTMIYVTHDQVEAMTLADRIVVLSAGRIEQVGTPLELYTNPANVFVAKFIGSPSMNIIDTDIIAAGETAKVKFDNGNETTFPFPVSDSLVGTTGQLGIRPEDFQIATEHDAYVTGTVLFVESLGEVTLLHIVVPNQEETVVAKLSGIMEFHKGQTIHLKAESDKMHLFNSEGISVKYL, encoded by the coding sequence ATGAATGGTTTAAAACTTACAAATATTAAAAAAGCCTACGGCGAAACTGAAGTTCTTCATGGTATTGATTTAGAAATCGATATTGGTGAATTTATTGTTTTCGTTGGTCCTTCAGGTTGCGGAAAATCGACTTTATTGCGGATGATCGCTGGATTAGAAGATATTACTGCGGGCGATTTAGAAATTGAAGGTGCGAAGGTTAATGATCTTCCTGCTGCGATGCGTGGTATCGCGATGGTGTTCCAAACCTACGCACTTTACCCGCATATGACGGTCTATGACAATATGGCATTTGCGATGCGTATCGCGAAAGAATCGAAAGAAGATATTGATAAGCGAGTCATGGCTGCTGCAGACATGCTGCAGTTGACCGAGTACTTAGGTCGTTTACCAAAAGCACTTTCAGGTGGCCAAAGGCAACGTGTTGCAATAGGTCGAGCAATTGTCCGTAATCCCAAGGTATTTCTATTTGATGAGCCTTTATCTAATCTGGATGCGGCACTAAGAGTTCAAACACGAATAGAAATAGCAAATCTGAAAGAGAAAATGGAAAAAACAACCATGATCTACGTGACGCATGATCAGGTTGAAGCAATGACGCTAGCAGACAGAATTGTTGTATTGTCGGCGGGTAGGATAGAGCAGGTGGGGACACCATTAGAGCTTTATACAAACCCAGCGAATGTCTTTGTGGCTAAGTTTATAGGTTCACCTTCAATGAACATTATAGATACTGACATTATTGCCGCAGGCGAAACCGCTAAAGTGAAGTTTGACAATGGTAATGAGACAACTTTCCCATTTCCTGTATCTGATTCGCTAGTGGGGACAACAGGACAGTTAGGGATTAGACCAGAAGACTTCCAAATAGCAACTGAGCATGACGCCTATGTTACTGGGACCGTTCTCTTTGTTGAGTCTTTAGGGGAGGTCACTTTACTTCATATAGTCGTGCCGAATCAGGAAGAAACAGTAGTGGCAAAATTATCTGGAATTATGGAGTTCCATAAAGGACAGACAATTCACTTGAAAGCGGAGTCAGACAAAATGCATCTGTTCAATAGCGAAGGTATTTCTGTGAAGTATTTGTAA
- a CDS encoding carbohydrate ABC transporter permease produces MSEAKLSLSKLRRSPLTILVHLSVLIIVVLWTLPTAGLLISSFRDKDQLAVSGWWTALSASEQNLIGRTDDPDTQVLENGVYVLKGSIGENGEDVDVRMFGWTSKAPTEHFPGDIALMRKGQTLTVSATGQYIMTSPEPFTGSRGKRVFFTAVIPPKFSLDNYREVLTAEGIGQSFINSLTVTIPATVIPILIAAFAAYALSWMRMPGRPLLIALVVGLLVVPLQMSLIPLLRLYNDIGAFFGVGAKTYLGIWLAHTGFGLPLAIYLLRNYISNLPKEIIESARVDGATDFEIFVRIVLPLSFPALASFSIFQFLWVWNDLLVATVFLGNGENELVLTGRLRELLGSRGGNWEILTASAFVSIAVPLAVFFSLQRYLVRGLLAGSVK; encoded by the coding sequence ATGTCAGAGGCAAAACTCAGCCTAAGTAAATTGAGGCGCTCCCCGTTAACTATTTTGGTTCATCTTTCCGTATTGATTATCGTTGTATTGTGGACGCTACCTACTGCCGGTTTATTGATCTCTTCTTTCCGAGATAAAGATCAGTTAGCTGTGTCAGGTTGGTGGACCGCATTGTCTGCATCAGAGCAAAATTTAATTGGTCGTACTGATGATCCAGATACGCAAGTGCTTGAAAATGGTGTCTATGTTTTAAAAGGGTCTATTGGTGAAAATGGCGAAGATGTTGATGTTAGGATGTTTGGTTGGACATCGAAAGCGCCAACGGAGCATTTTCCTGGTGATATAGCATTGATGCGTAAGGGGCAAACCCTTACAGTAAGCGCTACAGGTCAATATATAATGACATCTCCCGAACCATTTACTGGTTCTCGTGGTAAACGCGTGTTTTTTACTGCGGTCATTCCCCCTAAATTTAGCCTAGACAACTACCGTGAAGTTCTTACTGCAGAAGGTATCGGCCAGTCGTTTATTAATTCACTAACGGTGACTATTCCAGCAACGGTGATTCCCATCCTTATCGCTGCATTTGCAGCATATGCTTTGTCGTGGATGCGCATGCCAGGTCGTCCATTGTTGATAGCATTAGTTGTTGGTTTATTAGTTGTGCCTTTGCAGATGTCGTTGATACCTTTGTTGCGTTTATACAATGATATTGGTGCATTTTTTGGCGTTGGGGCAAAGACTTATCTCGGCATATGGCTCGCTCACACTGGGTTTGGCCTACCATTAGCAATTTATCTTTTGAGAAATTATATTTCTAATCTACCGAAAGAGATCATTGAGTCGGCACGTGTTGATGGAGCAACGGATTTTGAGATTTTTGTCCGTATCGTGCTTCCATTATCTTTTCCTGCCTTGGCATCATTTTCCATCTTCCAGTTTTTATGGGTTTGGAATGATCTTTTAGTTGCAACGGTGTTCCTAGGTAATGGTGAGAACGAACTGGTGCTAACCGGCCGATTGAGAGAGCTTCTAGGCTCCCGTGGTGGCAATTGGGAAATATTAACAGCGTCGGCATTTGTTTCTATTGCCGTACCTTTGGCTGTGTTTTTTAGTCTACAGCGCTATTTAGTACGCGGCCTTTTGGCTGGTTCAGTGAAATAA